Proteins encoded within one genomic window of Paenarthrobacter sp. JL.01a:
- a CDS encoding acyl-CoA dehydrogenase family protein codes for MMGDYSGAPVSAGSVPASVAGLPTADFFDFESLLSVQEQRKLNELRAFLATEIAPYAGQWWEKAEFPEHILPKLAALRLSAPAQRGYTHLFAGLVIAEMTRVDTSIATFFMVHHDLFVESLYDFGSDSQQDRYLDDASNLRTTGAFALTEPDHGSDVAGGMETTARRVERPASDGGDYWVVNGAKRWIGNGTFCDYMLVWAKDEADGAMRAFIVDASLPGITRSRIENKIALRTVQNADIVFQDVHVAEADRFSGISSFSDTNHLLRGSRIMVAWQAVGQQLAAFDVARQYAVERLQFGRPLARFQLVQQNLVEMLGNAVASMGMMVRIAQLQEDIFTDANGVRHGGADMAQVALAKAYCSARMRDTVARGRSILGGNGIVSDYRMAKIFADAEAIYTYEGSYEINSLIAGRAVTGVSAIA; via the coding sequence ATGATGGGTGATTACAGCGGTGCGCCCGTCTCAGCCGGTTCCGTGCCCGCCTCGGTGGCAGGCCTGCCCACGGCGGATTTCTTCGATTTCGAATCGCTGCTCAGTGTCCAGGAACAGCGGAAACTCAACGAACTCCGGGCCTTTCTGGCCACCGAGATCGCACCCTATGCCGGGCAATGGTGGGAGAAAGCGGAATTCCCCGAGCACATCCTTCCCAAACTCGCCGCGCTCCGGCTCAGTGCCCCTGCCCAACGCGGGTACACGCACCTGTTTGCGGGACTGGTGATCGCGGAGATGACGCGCGTGGATACCTCTATCGCCACCTTTTTCATGGTCCACCACGATCTCTTCGTGGAGTCCTTGTACGACTTTGGCAGCGACTCCCAGCAGGACCGCTACCTCGACGACGCGTCGAACCTCCGGACCACAGGGGCCTTCGCCCTCACCGAACCCGACCACGGTTCCGACGTCGCGGGCGGTATGGAAACCACCGCCCGCCGGGTCGAAAGGCCAGCCTCCGACGGCGGTGATTACTGGGTGGTCAACGGCGCCAAGCGCTGGATCGGCAACGGGACGTTCTGCGATTACATGCTGGTGTGGGCCAAGGACGAAGCCGACGGAGCCATGCGGGCCTTCATCGTGGACGCGTCACTGCCGGGCATCACCCGCAGCCGGATCGAGAACAAGATAGCCCTCCGGACAGTGCAGAACGCGGACATTGTTTTCCAGGATGTACACGTTGCCGAGGCTGACCGGTTCTCGGGTATCAGCAGTTTTTCCGACACCAACCACCTGCTGCGGGGATCGCGCATCATGGTTGCCTGGCAGGCAGTAGGCCAGCAACTGGCGGCGTTCGACGTCGCCCGGCAGTACGCCGTCGAGCGTTTGCAGTTCGGTCGTCCGCTGGCGAGGTTCCAACTCGTTCAGCAGAACCTGGTGGAAATGCTCGGAAACGCGGTGGCCAGCATGGGGATGATGGTCCGCATTGCCCAACTGCAGGAGGACATCTTCACGGACGCAAACGGAGTGCGGCACGGAGGCGCGGACATGGCCCAGGTGGCGCTCGCAAAGGCCTATTGCAGCGCCCGAATGCGCGACACCGTGGCCCGCGGACGGTCCATCCTCGGTGGCAACGGAATTGTCAGCGACTACCGGATGGCCAAGATCTTTGCCGATGCCGAGGCCATCTACACCTACGAGGGCTCGTATGAGATCAACTCGCTGATCGCCGGCCGGGCCGTGACGGGCGTATCTGCCATCGCCTAG
- a CDS encoding NUDIX hydrolase family protein encodes MSVRTPDPYPGWLSDEDLFEARGRLPMVYVEAVPVRLDPLGYVNEVGTLLQGDADGNMVRYLVSGRVLYRETIRAALLRHMEKDLGPLAFPQLPISPVPFTVAEYFPAPSQTGFTDERQHAVSLAYVIPVTGECEPRQDALELTWMTPQEVLSDNVQQEFDGGRGNLVRQALAFSGVVL; translated from the coding sequence ATGAGCGTACGTACACCTGACCCGTATCCAGGCTGGCTTTCCGATGAGGACCTATTCGAAGCCCGCGGCCGTCTGCCCATGGTTTACGTGGAGGCTGTTCCCGTCAGGCTGGATCCGCTCGGATATGTCAACGAAGTAGGCACCCTGCTGCAGGGCGACGCCGACGGCAACATGGTCCGCTACCTCGTCTCAGGCCGGGTACTGTACCGCGAGACCATTCGCGCTGCGCTCCTGCGGCACATGGAAAAGGACCTCGGCCCCCTGGCGTTCCCGCAGCTGCCCATCAGCCCTGTTCCCTTCACGGTGGCCGAGTACTTCCCGGCTCCCTCGCAGACGGGCTTCACCGACGAACGCCAACACGCCGTGTCGCTGGCCTACGTCATCCCTGTCACCGGAGAGTGCGAACCCCGGCAGGATGCTTTGGAACTGACATGGATGACGCCGCAGGAAGTGCTGAGCGACAACGTGCAGCAGGAGTTCGACGGCGGTCGCGGCAACCTCGTCCGGCAGGCGCTCGCTTTCTCGGGCGTCGTTCTCTAG
- a CDS encoding SRPBCC family protein, whose protein sequence is MTNNLSVVVNADAQQVWTMLREPSLVAQWHGWEADDLADEIKQIYFNTDVVEGPDHTSLTVNGGDVFELHPVSGGTEVRITRVALDHDSEWADWDEDITQGWLTFLHQLRFALERHPHGQRRTHFVSLPGKGGPAIEKLGLGDLPPVGEEYSLTLATGEKISGKVWFKSRHQVGLTVHSYAEHGDGLLIVAEQLPIPEKRPDGGSMVIASTFDLGAHTLADIRSSWDNWKAENYGS, encoded by the coding sequence ATGACGAACAATCTGAGCGTTGTGGTTAATGCCGATGCGCAGCAGGTGTGGACCATGCTGCGTGAACCGTCGTTGGTGGCCCAATGGCACGGTTGGGAAGCCGATGATCTCGCCGATGAAATCAAACAAATCTACTTCAACACGGACGTCGTGGAAGGACCCGACCACACGAGCCTGACGGTCAATGGCGGGGACGTTTTTGAGCTTCACCCCGTCTCCGGGGGCACGGAAGTGAGGATCACCCGGGTTGCCTTGGACCATGATTCCGAGTGGGCTGACTGGGACGAGGACATCACGCAGGGCTGGCTGACGTTCCTCCACCAACTGCGCTTTGCCTTGGAACGGCACCCCCACGGTCAGCGGCGGACGCATTTCGTGTCGCTGCCCGGCAAAGGCGGTCCGGCGATTGAGAAGCTTGGCCTCGGGGACCTGCCTCCGGTTGGTGAGGAGTACTCGCTCACGCTCGCTACAGGCGAGAAGATCTCCGGCAAAGTCTGGTTCAAGAGCCGGCACCAAGTGGGCCTTACGGTTCACAGTTATGCCGAGCACGGGGATGGCCTGTTGATCGTCGCCGAGCAACTGCCGATTCCGGAAAAGAGGCCCGACGGCGGCTCCATGGTGATTGCCTCCACTTTCGATTTGGGGGCCCACACCCTGGCGGACATCCGGTCCTCGTGGGACAACTGGAAGGCCGAAAACTACGGCTCCTAG
- a CDS encoding YdeI/OmpD-associated family protein, producing the protein MPIELEELIVEDGAAWRAWLAEHAADSPGVWLVLHKKGGNVTELDYDAALDEALCFGWIDGQTRRRDAESYFQRMTPRGRRSIWSARNVGIIARLEAEGRMTDAGRAAVEAAQADGRWEAAYAGPADSVVPEDLAAAIAAVPEAQAMFDVLTSQNRFALIHRTNLVKRADTRARKIAAFVEMLARHESPYPQKKQPKQTEAG; encoded by the coding sequence ATGCCCATCGAGCTTGAGGAATTGATCGTCGAAGACGGCGCCGCTTGGCGCGCATGGCTGGCCGAGCATGCCGCGGACAGTCCCGGCGTGTGGCTGGTCCTGCACAAAAAGGGCGGCAACGTCACGGAACTGGACTACGACGCCGCACTTGACGAGGCCCTCTGCTTTGGCTGGATCGACGGCCAGACCCGCAGGCGCGACGCCGAAAGCTACTTCCAGCGCATGACCCCGCGCGGCCGCCGCAGCATCTGGTCCGCACGGAATGTAGGGATCATTGCCCGGCTGGAAGCCGAGGGCAGGATGACCGACGCCGGGCGGGCCGCCGTCGAGGCCGCACAGGCCGACGGCCGCTGGGAAGCTGCCTACGCCGGGCCTGCGGACTCGGTGGTACCGGAAGACCTCGCCGCGGCAATCGCCGCAGTTCCCGAGGCACAAGCCATGTTCGACGTCCTCACTTCCCAGAACCGCTTCGCCTTGATCCACCGGACCAACCTGGTCAAGCGGGCCGATACACGGGCACGCAAGATCGCAGCTTTTGTGGAGATGCTGGCCCGCCATGAGAGCCCGTATCCGCAAAAGAAGCAGCCGAAACAAACCGAAGCCGGCTAG
- a CDS encoding sigma-70 family RNA polymerase sigma factor, with product MARGSRSSNKSNRGVNDDGHLIELVRSGDMSAFNHLYERHVAIASTVAKRNVDNPSDAEDVVAEAFQSVLRSLVAGKGPDNFFRAYLLSTVTRLSHQQNRKSGRLVPSGDESLLDQTMAGPDAAVEAFESKTVAKAFRSLPERWQAVLWYLDVERMKPAAVAPILGLSANAVSALAVRAREGLRRQYLQFHIAEKADSACAEFAGKLGSYIRGGLASGAEAKVRAHLRGCAQCTAALAELKDVQGTMRAVLLPLVTGIPLAAWVGKGAGLGVLGGILPVKGFLAVPALAHPVATAVTAAAAVGLVLGTMGIVDIIVPDAPPEPHAVETGAVSPEPSPRPPTPPPAPPTVTAPTADAPPVPVEERPAPVTPPEPKTTPVPVPTPSATTAPKPPSTSLAAVSGSAKWVTTTDRNGAGTSSVSSWDINFTASGTEPLGSGKVVLALDNDVLIGAQPVVAPAGWSCSAINSNAVSCVTDLVQRSDLHFHLESVPNDPGSGGLLSYSLSGTGLTTANFVCKY from the coding sequence ATGGCACGGGGGTCACGCTCGAGCAACAAATCCAACCGTGGAGTCAACGACGACGGGCATTTGATTGAGCTGGTCCGCAGCGGAGACATGTCGGCCTTCAACCACCTTTATGAGCGCCACGTAGCCATCGCCTCAACCGTTGCCAAGCGTAATGTCGACAACCCGAGCGACGCTGAAGACGTCGTAGCCGAAGCCTTCCAATCGGTACTCCGGAGCCTGGTGGCCGGCAAAGGGCCCGACAACTTCTTCCGGGCCTATCTGTTATCCACAGTAACCAGGCTCTCGCACCAGCAGAATCGTAAGAGCGGCAGGCTGGTTCCCAGTGGCGACGAGTCTTTGCTGGACCAGACCATGGCCGGGCCTGACGCCGCCGTCGAGGCTTTCGAGTCCAAGACGGTGGCCAAGGCGTTCCGGTCATTGCCCGAACGCTGGCAGGCCGTCTTGTGGTACCTGGACGTTGAACGGATGAAACCCGCGGCCGTCGCTCCGATCCTGGGGTTGTCAGCCAATGCCGTCTCCGCCCTGGCAGTACGCGCGCGTGAAGGATTGCGGAGGCAGTACCTGCAGTTCCACATTGCCGAAAAGGCTGACAGCGCCTGCGCAGAGTTCGCTGGGAAGCTTGGCTCCTACATTCGAGGAGGCCTCGCCAGCGGCGCCGAGGCCAAAGTCCGCGCGCACCTGCGCGGTTGTGCACAATGCACGGCAGCCCTCGCTGAGTTGAAAGATGTCCAGGGAACCATGCGGGCGGTTCTCCTGCCCCTGGTCACGGGCATTCCGCTGGCAGCGTGGGTAGGAAAGGGGGCAGGGCTTGGGGTGCTGGGCGGGATCTTACCGGTCAAGGGTTTCCTCGCCGTACCCGCACTGGCTCATCCGGTCGCCACTGCGGTCACCGCGGCGGCCGCTGTCGGATTGGTGCTGGGGACCATGGGAATTGTGGACATCATTGTGCCCGACGCTCCTCCGGAGCCCCACGCCGTCGAAACCGGTGCTGTGTCTCCGGAGCCTAGCCCAAGGCCGCCAACACCCCCGCCGGCACCGCCCACCGTCACAGCGCCCACCGCCGACGCCCCTCCTGTGCCCGTGGAAGAGCGACCGGCACCTGTCACTCCACCGGAGCCGAAGACTACGCCCGTACCAGTCCCGACGCCGTCGGCGACCACCGCGCCCAAACCGCCGTCGACGTCGTTGGCTGCCGTCAGCGGTTCAGCAAAGTGGGTCACCACGACGGACCGTAACGGGGCAGGGACCTCCAGCGTTTCAAGCTGGGATATCAACTTCACCGCATCGGGAACCGAACCCTTGGGGAGCGGCAAGGTTGTCCTGGCGCTGGATAACGATGTCCTGATCGGAGCCCAGCCCGTAGTGGCGCCTGCCGGCTGGTCGTGCTCGGCGATAAATTCCAATGCGGTGTCCTGCGTGACGGATTTGGTCCAGAGAAGTGACCTCCACTTTCATCTGGAATCCGTGCCCAATGATCCCGGTTCCGGCGGCCTGCTCAGCTACTCCCTTAGTGGCACAGGCCTTACGACCGCCAACTTTGTTTGCAAATACTGA
- a CDS encoding DUF6707 family protein has translation MTHSPATQQYREKQAGDLRPGDFVFPPGDGPAQEIVSIDVENDDYGVAALLLVTIDDGGTLRIAVGSSVPVGDGAPAGVGADGIVDDADAAAGPAVVVPPRPETPPTYTGPSAEELALIPEPDGTPEAVVRSAAANHKGKNSVQVLAERLAKGINTKSGSCLRDLSNLAFDLCIVLRDPDNALAVADLLNVLPFDGNLDRWASIERALALSSFICREAGQSERAAVYEKLLRAPEFQEEDPFKARVNARVRQRSLNEPNLYDKEIFRAIDNGNHEAERDWRFLRLEALLFLRAHGGSKTISEDELARRIDSELESVRA, from the coding sequence ATGACTCACAGCCCAGCCACACAGCAGTACAGGGAAAAGCAGGCTGGGGACCTGCGGCCCGGGGATTTCGTGTTCCCACCCGGCGACGGGCCGGCCCAGGAAATCGTCAGTATCGACGTTGAGAATGATGACTACGGCGTCGCCGCTTTGTTGCTCGTGACGATCGACGACGGCGGCACCTTGCGTATCGCTGTCGGGTCCAGCGTTCCGGTAGGGGACGGTGCTCCCGCGGGCGTGGGTGCCGACGGGATTGTCGACGACGCCGACGCGGCCGCCGGGCCCGCCGTCGTCGTGCCCCCGAGGCCCGAAACCCCACCCACGTACACCGGCCCCAGCGCCGAGGAACTCGCGCTCATCCCCGAGCCGGACGGGACGCCCGAAGCAGTGGTGCGGTCCGCCGCCGCGAACCACAAGGGCAAGAACAGCGTGCAGGTGCTGGCGGAGAGGCTCGCGAAGGGCATCAATACCAAGTCCGGAAGCTGCCTCCGGGACCTCAGCAACCTGGCGTTCGACCTCTGCATTGTGCTGCGGGATCCGGACAACGCCCTGGCTGTGGCGGACCTGCTGAACGTGCTGCCGTTCGACGGGAACCTTGACAGGTGGGCCTCGATCGAGCGGGCCCTGGCTCTTTCCAGTTTCATCTGCCGGGAAGCCGGACAAAGCGAACGCGCAGCCGTGTACGAGAAACTGCTTCGCGCCCCTGAATTCCAGGAGGAAGACCCCTTCAAGGCCCGGGTCAACGCCCGGGTGCGCCAACGCTCGCTGAACGAACCCAACCTGTATGACAAGGAAATCTTCCGCGCGATCGACAACGGCAACCACGAGGCCGAGCGCGACTGGCGCTTCCTGCGCCTGGAAGCGCTGCTGTTCCTGCGGGCACACGGCGGCTCGAAAACCATCAGCGAGGACGAGCTCGCCAGGCGGATCGACAGCGAATTGGAATCCGTGCGCGCCTAG
- a CDS encoding glycoside hydrolase family 76 protein: MTSHAEPSTNPSEWAARANQAARSVTRSFGRRLLFLPGTHIGAIKIPGNSVRSLLGPWHYWWQAHYVDCLVDAGRRELATGTRFDGDSRPSAGRLASRLVTTIRLRNLLRFENHFYDDMAWLALSTLRLEKLAEETSKPGRRRNAYVRKRLTLQFDSASTDDLGGGTFWSTKRDFKNTPATAPVALFYARTGHGERAQALVQWLNSRLLHPERGVYQDGIRIRNGATVLEEAVYTYNQGPILGALLELGGQENLDRAARLVDAVARELTVPGTRVIRGDGTGDGGLFTGILVRYLALAGRDNRLPEPTRQTARGMVLATAEAFWSSRREAPELARGTAHGNPPLLFSPDPLRPATETYPAGTGVELSTQLQAWMTLEAAAML, from the coding sequence ATGACCAGCCATGCCGAGCCGTCAACGAACCCAAGCGAATGGGCCGCACGCGCCAACCAGGCGGCCCGTTCCGTGACCCGCAGTTTTGGCAGGCGGCTCCTGTTCCTGCCCGGTACCCATATCGGCGCCATCAAAATTCCCGGCAACAGTGTCCGCAGCCTTCTGGGTCCGTGGCATTACTGGTGGCAGGCGCATTACGTGGACTGCCTGGTGGACGCCGGCCGCCGGGAACTCGCCACCGGAACAAGGTTCGACGGCGACTCCCGCCCGAGCGCGGGACGGCTCGCCTCCCGGCTGGTCACCACCATCCGGCTGCGGAACCTGCTGAGGTTCGAGAACCATTTCTACGACGACATGGCATGGTTGGCCCTCTCAACGCTCAGGCTCGAAAAGCTGGCGGAGGAAACCAGTAAGCCGGGCCGACGCCGCAATGCCTACGTCCGGAAGCGGTTGACCCTGCAGTTCGACTCAGCCTCCACCGACGACCTCGGCGGGGGCACGTTCTGGAGCACCAAGAGGGACTTCAAGAACACCCCGGCCACCGCTCCCGTAGCCCTTTTCTATGCCCGGACCGGCCACGGTGAACGGGCGCAAGCACTGGTGCAGTGGCTCAACTCCAGGCTCCTGCATCCTGAGCGTGGCGTTTACCAGGACGGCATCCGGATCCGGAACGGGGCTACGGTCCTGGAAGAGGCCGTGTACACGTATAACCAGGGGCCCATCCTCGGGGCTTTGCTGGAACTGGGCGGGCAGGAAAACCTTGACCGGGCCGCACGCCTGGTTGATGCCGTCGCCCGCGAGCTGACGGTACCGGGCACGCGCGTGATCCGTGGCGATGGGACCGGCGATGGCGGCCTCTTTACCGGCATCCTGGTCCGCTATCTGGCGTTGGCAGGGCGGGACAACCGGCTGCCAGAGCCAACACGGCAAACGGCGCGGGGCATGGTCCTCGCCACGGCGGAGGCCTTCTGGTCAAGCCGCCGTGAAGCTCCCGAACTTGCGCGAGGCACTGCACACGGCAACCCTCCTCTGCTCTTCTCCCCCGACCCGCTGCGGCCGGCGACCGAAACCTATCCGGCGGGTACCGGTGTCGAACTTTCCACCCAGCTGCAGGCCTGGATGACCCTCGAAGCCGCCGCCATGCTCTAG
- a CDS encoding ATP-grasp domain-containing protein translates to MVTGVGGSTGLSLSRQLRDLGHWVLGVDMRPVHGSAADAVAVVSPVDAPGYLWELRGLVAAHGVDVVIPTVSGELVAAAAARKDFAPGAEMLIADPAPVSIASDKYLTMKCLDNVGVPVPDFGLPGDFSSMNEAMARMGGWLVVKPRVSRGGRGVQILERHTDGGRNAERIWRTLDDSWLVQRFATGTEYAPMVYRSGIEGDHRDVVVVMEKSELKYGRWGSAVSVKRLAPSSASDVAGTAAAATAALGLTGAVDMDIRRMPDGTPVVLEVNARFGPHSAYAPELLHHAMKRYAAGQVVGGAV, encoded by the coding sequence ATGGTTACAGGTGTCGGTGGGTCGACAGGGCTTTCGCTGTCACGTCAGCTAAGGGACCTTGGACACTGGGTTCTGGGTGTTGATATGCGGCCGGTCCATGGTTCGGCAGCAGATGCGGTGGCCGTGGTTTCGCCGGTGGACGCTCCCGGCTACTTGTGGGAACTGCGCGGACTCGTGGCCGCCCACGGCGTCGATGTTGTCATACCGACGGTCAGCGGGGAGTTGGTGGCCGCAGCAGCGGCCAGGAAAGACTTTGCCCCCGGCGCCGAGATGCTGATTGCAGACCCTGCGCCGGTCTCAATTGCGAGCGATAAATACCTCACCATGAAGTGCTTGGACAACGTCGGCGTACCGGTACCCGATTTCGGATTACCCGGAGACTTCAGCTCCATGAATGAGGCGATGGCCAGGATGGGCGGATGGTTGGTGGTGAAACCACGCGTGTCCCGGGGCGGCCGGGGAGTGCAGATCCTGGAAAGACACACCGACGGCGGCCGGAACGCCGAACGCATCTGGCGCACCTTGGACGATTCCTGGCTTGTTCAGCGCTTCGCCACGGGAACTGAATATGCGCCCATGGTGTACCGAAGTGGAATTGAAGGCGATCACCGCGACGTTGTTGTGGTGATGGAGAAATCCGAACTCAAGTACGGACGCTGGGGCAGTGCCGTCTCGGTCAAAAGGCTGGCGCCGTCGTCGGCGTCCGACGTCGCCGGCACCGCAGCCGCAGCCACTGCGGCCCTGGGCCTGACGGGGGCCGTAGATATGGACATCCGGCGCATGCCGGACGGAACGCCGGTGGTCCTGGAAGTGAATGCGCGGTTCGGCCCGCACAGTGCGTACGCGCCCGAACTCCTGCACCATGCCATGAAGCGATACGCTGCCGGGCAGGTGGTGGGCGGCGCGGTGTGA
- a CDS encoding SDR family NAD(P)-dependent oxidoreductase encodes MDINGTVALVTGGASGLGAATAKRLFDAGASVVLVDLPQSAGEAYAAELNSRSVGGKAVFAPADVTNEARIQSAVDTAASLGPLRIVVNCAGIATPGKVLGRDGVLPLETFNKVIQINLIGTFNVTRLAAAAMAETEPVSTELGGPERGVIINTASVAAFEGQIGQPAYAASKGAVAAMTLPLARELARSLIRVATIAPGIFETPMMAGLPQAAQDSLGQQVPHPARLGRAAEYANLAAHIVENAMLNGETIRLDGAIRMGIK; translated from the coding sequence ATGGACATCAACGGCACGGTGGCCCTGGTCACTGGCGGCGCGTCAGGTTTGGGGGCCGCTACGGCAAAGCGACTGTTCGACGCCGGAGCCTCGGTGGTGCTGGTGGACCTGCCGCAGTCGGCGGGTGAGGCCTACGCGGCGGAACTGAATTCCCGAAGCGTCGGCGGCAAAGCTGTCTTTGCCCCGGCTGATGTCACCAACGAAGCCCGGATCCAGTCCGCCGTGGACACGGCAGCCTCGCTGGGCCCCCTCCGCATCGTGGTTAACTGTGCCGGTATTGCGACGCCGGGCAAGGTTCTTGGGCGGGACGGTGTGCTGCCGCTTGAGACCTTCAACAAGGTCATCCAGATCAATCTCATCGGTACCTTCAACGTCACCCGCCTTGCCGCTGCGGCCATGGCGGAAACCGAGCCCGTCTCAACAGAACTGGGTGGTCCTGAGCGCGGCGTCATCATCAACACCGCTTCGGTGGCGGCCTTCGAAGGCCAGATCGGCCAGCCTGCGTACGCAGCCTCCAAGGGGGCAGTTGCCGCCATGACCCTTCCGCTGGCACGTGAACTGGCACGGTCACTGATCAGGGTGGCCACCATCGCGCCGGGCATTTTCGAGACCCCCATGATGGCCGGACTTCCCCAGGCGGCCCAGGACTCGCTGGGACAGCAGGTTCCCCACCCGGCACGCCTCGGCAGGGCCGCGGAATACGCCAACCTGGCCGCCCACATCGTGGAAAACGCCATGTTGAACGGCGAGACCATCCGCCTGGATGGCGCCATCCGGATGGGAATCAAATGA
- a CDS encoding DUF1684 domain-containing protein, with product MSSPTTATDPLIARWERFREGRNSALATEHGWLTLTSFQWLAAEPSPVDLAPGLWSTDGTTAFLTAKAEDGLTVVATGAKVDGTISAVLEDEESLMWVQYGGTDGKQVVVELAMRADKYAIRTRDDASPVLTEFTAVPTYDYNPAWVINGRFEPYEEPQDVPIGTANPLVDGVHRSVGEVVFHVPGIGHEIRLHAEAEKLGALNVTFHDETNGDTTDEWRKVFIPRPRPDGSVVIDFNRAINYPSAFTPYGTCPMPVRGNSIDVRVEAGEKIPAA from the coding sequence ATGAGCTCGCCAACCACAGCAACCGACCCCCTGATCGCCCGTTGGGAGCGGTTCCGTGAGGGGCGGAATTCAGCCCTGGCCACCGAACACGGCTGGCTGACGTTGACGTCTTTCCAGTGGCTCGCCGCGGAGCCGTCTCCGGTGGACCTGGCGCCGGGCCTGTGGTCAACGGACGGAACAACGGCCTTCCTGACTGCCAAAGCAGAGGACGGACTCACGGTAGTGGCCACCGGAGCGAAGGTGGACGGAACCATCAGCGCAGTTCTGGAGGACGAAGAGTCGCTGATGTGGGTCCAGTACGGCGGTACTGACGGCAAGCAGGTCGTGGTGGAACTGGCCATGCGCGCTGACAAGTACGCCATCCGCACCCGCGATGACGCCTCTCCTGTCCTGACGGAGTTCACGGCCGTACCCACCTACGATTACAACCCGGCGTGGGTCATCAATGGCCGTTTTGAGCCCTACGAGGAACCCCAGGATGTCCCCATCGGCACGGCCAACCCGTTGGTGGACGGCGTGCATCGTTCAGTGGGCGAGGTTGTCTTCCACGTCCCGGGCATCGGGCACGAGATCCGGCTCCATGCCGAGGCCGAAAAGCTGGGCGCGCTCAACGTCACTTTCCACGACGAAACCAACGGGGACACCACTGACGAGTGGCGCAAAGTCTTCATCCCCCGGCCCCGGCCCGATGGCTCAGTGGTGATCGATTTCAACCGCGCCATCAACTACCCGAGTGCCTTCACGCCGTACGGCACCTGCCCCATGCCCGTCCGGGGCAACTCGATCGATGTGCGGGTGGAAGCCGGAGAGAAGATCCCGGCGGCCTAG